One genomic region from Cardinium endosymbiont of Dermatophagoides farinae encodes:
- a CDS encoding AAA family ATPase: HLSGLTSGANSANDISFHEDYAEMLGYTEEDIDNLFLSKDRIVHPILERLNRKNTQEEKYTFIQLKQALKDYYNGYCFTADKMVSVYNPDSILRFFYAKDFENSWFNSGSPTILLQQMKQNIHRFNMDWDKCSFPIDKIRFKLVHPSLHEMPLLPLMYQTGYLTMDLDPSHVQDKNNLTYYLKFPNQEVKSSLKLILADFIVQAHQEAGKACSASVLDALRKEAWVSFLNIVRSDCLAKAGYRFLDKTEKSFQGTLYAFLNGAFHEMHHTNASAERDSAIGRLDIVMEDQYNEKKTVYIFELKVDKPALDALEQIHSKDYSIQYGTCHKKVLIGLTCDAIKLNIIEATIEIHQKDDKNDFQLMPPKNFAVNSIGYFQEVTSKGIEA; the protein is encoded by the coding sequence CATTTATCTGGACTTACATCAGGGGCTAACTCGGCCAATGATATATCCTTCCATGAGGATTATGCAGAGATGTTGGGCTATACGGAAGAGGATATTGACAACCTATTTCTTAGCAAGGATAGAATTGTTCATCCAATACTTGAAAGATTGAATAGAAAAAATACTCAGGAAGAAAAGTACACGTTTATTCAATTAAAGCAAGCATTAAAAGATTATTATAATGGTTATTGTTTTACAGCTGATAAAATGGTAAGCGTTTATAATCCAGATTCTATATTAAGATTCTTCTATGCAAAAGATTTTGAGAATTCCTGGTTTAACTCTGGTAGTCCTACCATCCTATTGCAACAAATGAAGCAAAATATACATCGGTTTAATATGGATTGGGATAAATGTAGTTTCCCAATAGATAAGATCAGGTTTAAACTCGTACATCCTTCTCTTCATGAAATGCCTTTGCTACCCTTGATGTACCAAACTGGATACCTTACAATGGATCTTGACCCATCTCATGTACAGGATAAAAATAACCTGACTTACTATTTAAAGTTTCCTAACCAGGAAGTAAAATCTTCTTTAAAGCTTATATTAGCTGATTTTATCGTTCAAGCGCACCAGGAAGCAGGAAAGGCATGTAGCGCATCTGTTTTAGATGCTTTAAGAAAAGAGGCATGGGTTTCTTTTCTTAACATCGTGCGAAGCGATTGTTTAGCAAAAGCGGGTTACCGTTTTTTAGATAAAACCGAAAAAAGCTTTCAGGGTACTTTATATGCGTTTCTCAATGGTGCTTTCCATGAAATGCATCATACAAATGCTAGCGCCGAAAGAGATAGTGCAATAGGCCGTTTGGATATCGTTATGGAAGATCAGTACAATGAAAAAAAAACTGTATATATCTTCGAGCTAAAAGTAGACAAACCAGCCTTAGACGCTCTGGAGCAAATACATAGTAAAGATTATAGCATTCAATATGGAACCTGTCATAAAAAGGTGCTTATAGGCCTAACATGCGATGCTATAAAGCTCAATATTATTGAGGCAACTATTGAAATACATCAAAAAGATGATAAAAATGACTTTCAACTGATGCCACCTAAAAATTTTGCCGTTAATTCCATTGGTTATTTTCAAGAAGTAACATCAAAAGGTATAGAAGCCTAA
- a CDS encoding transposase yields the protein MGRKKIRHFSLEEKTKIVLALLQEDLTLVELSSKYGVTSKTLQNWKRQFLENASIAFDPSKVVSVYKEEISALKHQNDELAKALGKTTVERDWAVGKLKSLDSLSSRTLFLCAFIQWRQLKELFD from the coding sequence ATGGGCAGAAAAAAAATTAGGCATTTTAGTTTGGAAGAAAAGACTAAAATAGTATTAGCCTTACTACAAGAAGATTTAACGTTAGTTGAGCTATCGTCCAAATATGGCGTCACTAGCAAAACGCTGCAAAATTGGAAACGTCAGTTTTTAGAGAATGCCTCTATAGCCTTTGATCCATCCAAGGTTGTTAGTGTGTATAAAGAAGAAATTAGTGCACTTAAGCATCAAAATGATGAACTTGCAAAAGCCTTAGGAAAGACTACAGTTGAGCGAGATTGGGCAGTCGGAAAGCTAAAGAGCTTGGATTCCTTAAGTAGTCGGACTCTGTTTTTGTGTGCGTTCATCCAATGGCGTCAACTTAAGGAATTGTTTGATTAA
- a CDS encoding AAA family ATPase, with translation MDSKKGDKGLRNEEQQEIAARGVRIPIGKSSAKQMIEAGFYADKTDYISKLFEDEGTYYFFIRPRRFGKSLLLDTIDQIAKGNKELFKTCAIYRDKKYKWKKYPVIWLNFSELSFKTGLSLEASLVKKLYDIADDYDIDKSKIQPIIGSPTVNDSLSDLIRALQQLGGNYESQLIVLIDEYDSPLISCEKEQYEEMLSVLSSFFKVLKSRQKDCKFIFVTGVTKFHLSGLTSGANSANDISLHEDYAEMLGYTEEDINSLFFKGKSENIHPIIDNIKKEYRENKHYTTDQLKKELKNYYNGYYFTRSARQGVYNPDSILKFFYEKDFGNYWSNSGNPTILLKQIQKNIYRFDINWKKDSFPIKKNEFKDLAFSIHEIPLLPLMYQTGYLTMDLDPVKDHLEDECIDKLDNEHNRTYYLKFPNQEVQSSLKLILSRFIAQKQQETGKLCSTSILESLRKETWISFLNIIRSACLAKAGYRFLDKTERSFQGALYSFLNGAFHTTHDTWASAETDSGIGRTDIVMEDQYNDQSTIYIFELKVDKPPLYALEQIHSKDYSIQYDLCYKKVLIGLKYDPTRLNITEAAIEVHQRDESHTFQVTPCKNFAINSMGYFQEVESKGIEA, from the coding sequence GAGATAAAGGATTAAGGAACGAGGAGCAACAAGAAATTGCTGCCAGAGGTGTACGCATTCCTATTGGAAAATCTAGCGCCAAACAGATGATAGAGGCTGGATTCTATGCAGATAAAACTGATTATATTTCTAAACTATTCGAAGATGAGGGAACTTACTATTTCTTTATAAGACCACGTAGGTTTGGTAAATCTCTACTCCTAGATACGATAGACCAAATAGCAAAAGGGAATAAAGAATTATTTAAAACATGTGCTATTTATAGAGATAAAAAATATAAGTGGAAAAAATATCCGGTCATTTGGTTGAACTTTTCTGAGTTAAGTTTCAAAACAGGCTTATCACTGGAGGCTAGTTTAGTAAAAAAATTATACGACATCGCCGATGATTATGATATAGATAAATCTAAGATACAACCTATCATTGGGTCACCAACCGTGAACGACTCACTTAGTGACTTGATTAGAGCACTGCAGCAATTAGGTGGTAATTATGAATCTCAACTAATCGTCTTAATCGACGAATATGATAGTCCACTCATTTCCTGCGAAAAGGAGCAGTATGAAGAAATGCTTTCTGTTCTTAGTTCATTTTTCAAAGTTTTAAAAAGCCGCCAGAAGGACTGTAAATTTATTTTTGTAACGGGCGTAACTAAATTTCACTTATCTGGCCTTACATCAGGGGCTAATTCGGCTAATGACATATCATTACATGAGGATTATGCAGAAATGTTGGGCTACACGGAAGAGGATATAAATAGCTTATTTTTTAAGGGGAAATCAGAAAACATTCACCCAATTATAGACAATATAAAAAAAGAGTATAGGGAAAACAAGCACTATACAACTGATCAATTAAAAAAAGAATTAAAAAACTATTATAATGGGTATTATTTTACTCGAAGTGCTAGGCAGGGGGTTTATAACCCAGATTCTATACTAAAATTCTTTTACGAAAAAGACTTTGGTAATTATTGGTCTAATTCAGGTAACCCTACGATCTTACTAAAACAGATACAAAAAAACATCTATAGATTTGATATTAATTGGAAGAAAGACAGTTTCCCAATTAAAAAAAACGAATTTAAAGACTTAGCTTTCTCTATCCATGAGATACCTTTACTGCCATTAATGTATCAAACAGGCTATCTTACCATGGATCTTGATCCTGTCAAAGATCATTTAGAAGATGAATGTATAGATAAACTTGATAATGAGCATAATAGAACATATTATTTAAAGTTTCCTAATCAAGAAGTTCAATCCTCTTTAAAGCTGATCTTATCCAGGTTTATCGCTCAAAAACAACAAGAAACAGGAAAGCTTTGTAGTACTTCTATCTTAGAATCTTTAAGAAAAGAAACATGGATTTCTTTTCTTAACATCATTCGTAGTGCTTGTTTGGCCAAAGCAGGTTATCGTTTTCTGGATAAAACAGAAAGGAGCTTTCAGGGTGCTTTATATTCCTTTCTGAATGGTGCTTTCCATACCACCCATGATACATGGGCCAGTGCTGAAACAGATAGTGGCATAGGGCGTACAGATATCGTTATGGAGGACCAATATAATGATCAAAGTACTATCTATATTTTTGAGTTAAAAGTAGATAAACCACCTTTATACGCTCTAGAGCAAATACATAGTAAAGATTATAGCATTCAATATGATTTATGTTATAAAAAAGTTCTTATAGGTCTAAAATACGATCCTACAAGACTCAATATTACAGAGGCAGCTATTGAAGTACATCAACGCGATGAGTCACATACTTTTCAAGTGACGCCATGTAAAAACTTTGCTATTAACTCTATGGGGTATTTTCAAGAAGTAGAATCAAAAGGTATAGAAGCCTAA